One segment of Panicum virgatum strain AP13 chromosome 1K, P.virgatum_v5, whole genome shotgun sequence DNA contains the following:
- the LOC120642375 gene encoding polyadenylate-binding protein 2-like yields MDEEEHEVYGQEIPEDGDMDGADVDMAAGGDDAAKLQDLDEMKRRLKEMEEEAAALRDMQAKVAKEMQGGDPSASTAEAKEQVDARSVYVGNVDYACTPEEVQQHFQACGTVNRVTILTDKFGQPKGFAYVEFLEQEAVQEALNLNESELHGRQIKVAPKRTNVPGMKQRPPRGFNPYHGYPYRSYGAPYFPPYGYGRAPRFRRPMRYRPYF; encoded by the exons ATGGACGAGGAGGAGCACGAGGTGTACGGCCAGGAGATCCCGGAGGACGGCGATATGGACGGCGCTGACGTCGAtatggccgccggcggggacgaCGCGGCGaag CTGCAGGACCTCGACGAGATGAAGCGCAGGCTGaaggagatggaggaggaggctgCCGCCCTCCGCGATATGCAGGCCAAGGTCGCCAAGGAGATGCAGG gaggTGACCCTAGTGCATCAACAGCTGAGGCGAAGGAGCAGGTGGATGCCCGCTCTGTGTATGTTGGAAAT GTTGATTATGCGTGTACACCAGAAGAAGTACAGCAGCACTTCCAAGCTTGTGGAACTGTCAATCGGGTGACAATCTTGACCGACAAGTTTGGGCAGCCAAAAGGTTTTGCTTATGTTGAATTTCTGGAACAAGAAGCTGTCCAGGAGGCTCTTAATTTGAATGAATCAGAGTTGCATGGTCGCCAGATTAAG GTTGCACCGAAGAGGACTAATGTCCCTGGGATGAAGCAGCGTCCACCACGCGGGTTTAACCCGTACCATGGCTACCCATATAGATCATACGGAGCGCCGTACTTCCCCCCATATGGTTATGG GAGGGCTCCAAGATTCCGCCGGCCAATGCGCTACAGGCCTTACTTCTGA
- the LOC120642366 gene encoding 24.1 kDa heat shock protein, mitochondrial-like isoform X1 produces the protein MASTVASKRVVPLVRALEKLLAASPAPCAVSSLRPVAVAGGLRGYNTGAPLRRYEGIESEDDSVREYEGRRGGRDFAVPSLFSGNVFRDPFSAPQSLGRLLSLMDDIATAAPGRAGAVRRGWNAREDEEALHLRVDMPGLGKEHVKVWAEQNSLVIKGEGEKEAGEDEATPPPRYTGRIELSPEVYRMDKIKAEMKNGVLRVVVPKVKEEQRKDVFQVNVE, from the exons ATGGCTTCCACTGTGGCTTCCAAGAGGGTCGTCCCGCTGGTCCGCGCGCTGGAGAAGCTCTTGGCCGCGTCGCCCGCACCCTGCGCTGTCTCCTCTCTTAGGCCGGTGGCAgtcgccggcggcctccgcggGTACAACACCGGCGCTCCGCTCCGGCGTTACGAGGGTATCGAGTCGGAGGACGACAGCGTCCGCGAGTACGAGGGCCGTCGCGGCGGCCGGGACTTCGCTGTGCCCAGCCTGTTCTCAGGTA ATGTTTTCCGTGATCCGTTCAGTGCGCCGCAGAGCCTCGGCCGCCTGCTGAGCCTGATGGACGAcatcgcgacggcggcgccgggccgCGCCGGTGCGGTGCGCCGTGGGTGGAACGCgagggaggacgaggaggcgctGCACCTGCGGGTGGACATGCCAGGCCTGGGCAAGGAGCACGTCAAGGTGTGGGCGGAGCAGAACAGCCTGGTGATCAAGGGCGAGGGCGAGAAGGAGGCCGGCGAGGACgaggccaccccgccgccgaggTACACCGGCCGCATCGAGCTGTCGCCGGAGGTTTACAGGATGGACAAGATCAAGGCCGAGATGAAGAATGGCGTGCTCAGGGTGGTCGTGCCCAAGGTGAAGGAGGAGCAGCGCAAGGACGTCTTCCAAGTCAACGTCGAGTGA
- the LOC120642366 gene encoding 24.1 kDa heat shock protein, mitochondrial-like isoform X2, producing MASTVASKRVVPLVRALEKLLAASPAPCAVSSLRPVAVAGGLRGYNTGAPLRRYEGIESEDDSVREYEGRRGGRDFAVPSLFSDVFRDPFSAPQSLGRLLSLMDDIATAAPGRAGAVRRGWNAREDEEALHLRVDMPGLGKEHVKVWAEQNSLVIKGEGEKEAGEDEATPPPRYTGRIELSPEVYRMDKIKAEMKNGVLRVVVPKVKEEQRKDVFQVNVE from the exons ATGGCTTCCACTGTGGCTTCCAAGAGGGTCGTCCCGCTGGTCCGCGCGCTGGAGAAGCTCTTGGCCGCGTCGCCCGCACCCTGCGCTGTCTCCTCTCTTAGGCCGGTGGCAgtcgccggcggcctccgcggGTACAACACCGGCGCTCCGCTCCGGCGTTACGAGGGTATCGAGTCGGAGGACGACAGCGTCCGCGAGTACGAGGGCCGTCGCGGCGGCCGGGACTTCGCTGTGCCCAGCCTGTTCTCAG ATGTTTTCCGTGATCCGTTCAGTGCGCCGCAGAGCCTCGGCCGCCTGCTGAGCCTGATGGACGAcatcgcgacggcggcgccgggccgCGCCGGTGCGGTGCGCCGTGGGTGGAACGCgagggaggacgaggaggcgctGCACCTGCGGGTGGACATGCCAGGCCTGGGCAAGGAGCACGTCAAGGTGTGGGCGGAGCAGAACAGCCTGGTGATCAAGGGCGAGGGCGAGAAGGAGGCCGGCGAGGACgaggccaccccgccgccgaggTACACCGGCCGCATCGAGCTGTCGCCGGAGGTTTACAGGATGGACAAGATCAAGGCCGAGATGAAGAATGGCGTGCTCAGGGTGGTCGTGCCCAAGGTGAAGGAGGAGCAGCGCAAGGACGTCTTCCAAGTCAACGTCGAGTGA
- the LOC120642361 gene encoding transcription termination factor MTERF8, chloroplastic-like — MLRLRNHLFSGVRAAFPPHHHHPFSTTTPAPSPARFAAEEYLVATCGLTPAQAAKASKGLAHLKSPANPDAVLSFLAGAGLAKEDIAAGIARHPQLLCCKVDKTLTPRFAQILSIGLSPAQISRIISIVPNIFVAPSMISRLQFYLSLLGTFDLLHFALKRTPYLLGQKLEVVKPNMALLLQCGLTASDLALFSKVLTSKPERVKEMLACAEKLGVPRNTGTFKAALWSVHCVGHDSIGAKMDLLKATLGCSEAELALAVRRAPQILRMSEGKLSRALKFLKVDVGLNLQYILLRPPVLGYSMERRLIPRHYFINILKAKGLAKENVDFYNAVCISEKKFFQKFIDPHRETIPGLADFYATTCAGKISDDIEM; from the coding sequence ATGCTGCGCCTCCGGAACCATCTCTTCTCCGGCGTCCGCGCAGCCTTCcctccccaccaccaccaccccttctCCACCACCACCCCCGCCCCTTCTCCCGCCCGATTCGCCGCAGAAGAATACCTCGTCGCCACCTGCGGGCTCACTCCAGCGCAAGCGGCGAAGGCCTCCAAGGGCCTCGCCCACCTCAAGTCTCCCGCCAACCCCGACGCCGTCCTCTCCTTCCTCGCGGGCGCCGGCCTCGCCAAAGAGGACATTGCAGCCGGAATCGCCAGGCACCCGCAGCTCCTCTGCTGTAAGGTGGACAAAACCCTAACCCCTCGCTTCGCCCAGATCCTCAGCATCGGGCTATCCCCTGCCCAAATCTCCCGCATCATTAGCATCGTCCCCAACATCTTCGTCGCACCATCCATGATTTCCCGGCTCCAGTTCTATCTCTCCTTGCTTGGCACCTTCGACCTGCTGCACTTCGCCCTTAAGAGGACCCCGTACCTCCTCGGTCAGAAGCTTGAGGTGGTCAAGCCCAACATGGCGCTTCTACTGCAGTGCGGCCTAACAGCCTCTGATCTTGCTTTATTTTCAAAGGTGCTAACATCGAAGCCAGAGCGTGTCAAGGAAATGCTGGCATGTGCTGAGAAGCTTGGTGTTCCGCGCAATACAGGGACGTTCAAAGCTGCCCTGTGGTCTGTCCATTGCGTGGGTCATGATTCCATTGGTGCAAAAATGGATCTCCTGAAGGCGACCCTTGGATGCTCAGAGGCAGAGCTAGCCCTTGCAGTGCGCAGGGCACCACAAATTCTGAGAATGTCTGAAGGTAAGCTGAGTCGCGCATTGAAGTTCCTGAAGGTGGATGTTGGGTTGAACCTTCAGTACATCTTGCTTAGGCCACCAGTACTAGGCTATAGCATGGAGAGGCGGCTTATTCCCCGGCATTATTTCATCAACATTCTGAAGGCGAAGGGGCTTGCGAAGGAAAACGTCGACTTTTACAATGCAGTTTGTATATCCGAGAAGAAATTTTTCCAGAAGTTTATTGATCCTCACAGGGAGACTATTCCAGGGCTTGCAGATTTTTATGCTACTACTTGTGCAGGGAAAATATCTGATGACATCGAAATGTAA